The Gloeomargarita sp. SKYB120 genomic interval TCCAGGCAATGTCTGGCATTTTTACGGGCGGGTGCGGGCGGCCCAAGCGCGGCAGATTCCCACCGGGATTGTGCTGGTGAGTATTTTGCTGGAGGCGCTGTTGCTGGCGGCGGCGGCGTTGCTGGTGGGAATCCATCGCTGGCAACAGGGGTCGTGGCCGTTGCTGGCGCTGGTGGTGGTGCTGGTGGGCATTCATCCCTGGTGTTTGAACCGCTTGTTGACCTGGGTGGGACGTCGTAAAGTTCAGGGGACAGCTTTACCCCCGTTGCGCCAGTACCCGTTGCCCTTGCTGCTGGGCAATCTCTTGTTTCTGGGATTGCGGGGATTGGGATTTTTGTGCGTGCTTGGGACCTGGGTGTCGCTTTCTTGGCGTCTGCTACCCGTCCTGTGGGGCGCTTTTGGGCTGGCCTGGCTGTTAGGGTTTATCGTGCCGCTAGCACCGGGTGGCTTGGGCGTTTTTGAAGCGACCTTGACCGTCAGTTTGCAGGGTGTGATCCCTACCGGCACCGTTTTGGCGGCGGCAATTGGGTATCGCCTGGTGAGTGTGCTGGCGGAAATCGCAGCGGCGGCGGTGGGTGTGGGCATCGAATGGGGGCGGAGGGACTTGAACCCTCACGACCTTTAGGGTCAACGGATTTTCATTCTCCACCGACTTTCGCCGGAGGGCCTAGGCCCCTGGAGAATTGGACTCTCCCTTTACCCACGACCATCCGTCGCTAGGGTAGCTCCCGTCGAGTCTCTGCACCTTCCGAACGGTTCCGCGTCCGGCTTGGCTCAGGATTGCCGTATCTGCATGCGCAGACGTAGGTTCCCCTGAATTTGAGAGCGTTCACTTGCAGGATTTCTCCCACAAGGCTCAATTGCTTAAGTCCGTAGCGTCTACCATTCCGCCACGCCCCCAGGTGAGTAATAAGCATAGCACATCTACTCCTGCACCGCCGCCCAGAGAATCGCCGGGGGATACAGCCGGTGTTCCTGTTCCTGAATGCGGGCATGGAGCGTCGCCACCGTATCACCCGGAAGGACGGGCACCGCTGCCTGCGCAATAATCGGCCCCTGGTCCACCGCCAAGATCACCCGATGCACCGTACAGCCCGTGATTTTCACTCCAGCAGCCAGCGCCTGTTCCACCGCACGGGTACCGGGAAACGACGGCAGCAAACTGGGATGGATGTTGAGAATCCGCGACCCAAAGGGTTCCAGCAAAACCGTCGTCGCTCGGCGCATCCACCCCGCCATGATCACCCACTCCGCTCCCCAGCGCTGCAACGTCTGGACAACGGCTGCATCAAAGCTCTCCCGGTCGGGATAATCGCGGTGGTTGATCAACGCACAGGGAACGCCCGCTTCCTTCGCCCGTTCTCGCACCGGCGCCTCAGGATTGTTATAGACCACGCCCGTGACTATCGCCGGTAATTTTCCCGTCGCAATCGCCTGCGCAATCGCCGTAAAGTTACTCCCCTTGCCGGAGGCCAAAACGCCCAATCGCAAAGGTTCGCCTCGGTATTCCGGCCAGTCTGGCGGCACGAGCAACACCTACCAGGCCCCCAACCAGTCCGCCAGCAGGAGTCCCAGCAACGTGCCAATCACTATCGGCAGATTGTTCCAGATGGGAGTGGGAATGCGGTCGAGCCAGGCGTTGATCCTATCGGCCAGCGTCGGCGGTTTGGGGGGCGTAGAGACCTTGGGCTTTACCCAGTGGGGGGGATGGTTTTGGAAATGGGCAATACCCGCACGCACTACGCTCTGGGTCTCCCGTACCGCTTCCCATGACGCCTGCCGACTCTGGGCTAACCGTTCCAAACGCCGGTCCAGCTCCTCCACATCCACCATTCCCGTTCCCCAGGCTCTCCCAGACTGTGCTAACGTTAGAAATACCCTTCGCTTGTCTATTCTACGCAAGTCCGTCTTGGAAAACCAAGCCCTTTCGGTGGGGAGTACCGATGGCGGTAGCAATTGAATCATTACTCCATTCCGGCATCAGTAAACCAGCGCGCTATTTAGGACAAGAGCTGGGGGCGGTGCGCAAACCCTGGGAAAGTGCTCAGGTGCGGTGGGTATTGAGCTATCCCGAACTGTACGAAGTGGGTGCCTCCAACCTAGGGCACATCATTCTCTACAACATCATCAACGCCCAGCCTGATCAACTATGCGACCGCGCCTATTTACCCGCTCCCGATTTAGCTGCCAAATTACGCGCAACCCAAACACCTTTATTCGCTGTGGAATCCCGCCGCAGTTTACGCGAATTTGACATTATTGGCTTCAGCTTGAGTTACGAATTGGGGGCGACCAATATCTTAGAAATGCTCGATTTGGCTGGGATTCCGTTAACGACACAGGAACGGCGCGACGGTCACTATCCACTCATTTTTGCCGGCGGTCCGACCGCAACCGGAAATCCAGAACCCTACGCGGACTTTTTTGACTTCTTTGCTATTGGGGATGGGGAAGAATTACTCCCCGAAATCGGCTTGGTGCTCTTAGAAGGGAAAGCCGCCGGTTTATCGCGTCAGGAATTACTCCTGGATTTGGCGCAAATTCCTGGGGTTTACGTGCCCGAGTTTTATGCGCCCCAGCCGGATGGCGCCGTTGTTCCCATTCGCGATGATGTGCCCCCGCGCATCCTACGTCGGGTTGCTGCGCCCATTCCTGCCTACGGCATTGGATTGGTCCCTTATGTGGAAACGGTGCATGACCGGTTGACGGTGGAAATTCGCCGGGGATGCACGCGGGGATGCCGGTTTTGCCAGCCGGGAATGCTCACTCGTCCGGCGCGGGATGTGGACCCGGAAACGGTGATTCAAACCATCGAAAAAGGGATGCGGGCAACGGGGTTCAATGAGTTTTCATTGCTGTCTTTGAGTTGCTCGGATTATTTGTCTTTGCCTGCTGTTGGGTTAGAAATTAAACGTCGTTTAGCCGACCAACCGGTGAGTTTATCCTTGCCCAGTCAACGGGTGGACCGTTTTGATGAACATATCGCCGAAATTGTGGGGGGAATGCGCAAAAGCGGACTCACCTTTGCGCCCGAAGCAGGCACCCAAAGGATGCGGGATATTATTAACAAGGGTCTCACGAATGAAGAGCTACTCCGGGGCGTCAAAACTGCTTGGGAACAAGGTTGGGACCGGGTGAAATTGTATTTCATGATTGGGTTGCCAGGCGAAACCGACGCGGATGTGATTGGCATTGCGGAGACGTTGAAATGGTTGCAGCGGGAATGCCGGGGCAATGGTCGCAAACCCATTGGTTTTAACGT includes:
- the purN gene encoding phosphoribosylglycinamide formyltransferase, translated to MPPDWPEYRGEPLRLGVLASGKGSNFTAIAQAIATGKLPAIVTGVVYNNPEAPVRERAKEAGVPCALINHRDYPDRESFDAAVVQTLQRWGAEWVIMAGWMRRATTVLLEPFGSRILNIHPSLLPSFPGTRAVEQALAAGVKITGCTVHRVILAVDQGPIIAQAAVPVLPGDTVATLHARIQEQEHRLYPPAILWAAVQE
- a CDS encoding TIGR03960 family B12-binding radical SAM protein, which translates into the protein MAVAIESLLHSGISKPARYLGQELGAVRKPWESAQVRWVLSYPELYEVGASNLGHIILYNIINAQPDQLCDRAYLPAPDLAAKLRATQTPLFAVESRRSLREFDIIGFSLSYELGATNILEMLDLAGIPLTTQERRDGHYPLIFAGGPTATGNPEPYADFFDFFAIGDGEELLPEIGLVLLEGKAAGLSRQELLLDLAQIPGVYVPEFYAPQPDGAVVPIRDDVPPRILRRVAAPIPAYGIGLVPYVETVHDRLTVEIRRGCTRGCRFCQPGMLTRPARDVDPETVIQTIEKGMRATGFNEFSLLSLSCSDYLSLPAVGLEIKRRLADQPVSLSLPSQRVDRFDEHIAEIVGGMRKSGLTFAPEAGTQRMRDIINKGLTNEELLRGVKTAWEQGWDRVKLYFMIGLPGETDADVIGIAETLKWLQRECRGNGRKPIGFNVTISNFTPKPHTPFQWHSVATSEFLRKQELLRQEFKHVRALKANFTDVRISAMEDFLGRGDRSLGKVIRRAWELGAGMDAWWESLDRAYAAWEQAIREAGLTWKYRSIEQGQWFEKLDKAYLLNQPLPWDHIDTGIDKKWLVEDLERALAAATVPDCSFDSCSHCGVCGVDLGHNVVVPPPPLPTAKITPNIPTQRVQRLRVRFGKLGEMALLSHLDLMRLFDRAIRRANLPIAFTEGFHPSPRIVPATALPLGVTSTGEIVDFELHQVCDPQAFLQALQAQLPADIPLYEVQEIPVRAPASTELLEAVEYRLTFALDAPDARADWSTWIHQILAMEALWWEGQTKSGKPKRINLREKLYRLELVTTQDQQADILYQGSWSADGQSLQPEHVLFLFQTVGSPDVHLVHIHRERLIFRSS